In Chrysemys picta bellii isolate R12L10 unplaced genomic scaffold, ASM1138683v2 scaf641, whole genome shotgun sequence, a single window of DNA contains:
- the LOC135979087 gene encoding maestro heat-like repeat-containing protein family member 1: MSMCRGISITWSLQELPWEGLDLVLQTFLEQHLTPTTLLHLFLHLQPWICSPRAQERSRAVRASARLFMFYRFKAITEDLKPMVEQGYMAGLLTSQAFDAQEATRYWASQALYWLFTPCKAVVYTKTGAVVSVLSKTQKDASCRENPVHVAMLIAKHLQSSDLMPFSFTLLLGLLEKEECADQLASVMEAVLREQESELQGQVMAGHWRHHADISGSSILPRA; encoded by the exons ATGTCTATGTGCAGGGGGATCAGTATCACCTGG tctctccaagaactgccctgggagggcctggatcttgtgctgcagacattcctggagcagcacctgacccccaccacgctactgcatctctttctg cacttgcagccatggatctgctctccccgggcccaGGAGAGGAGCCGAGCTGTGAGAGCCAGCGCCCGGCTCTTCATGTTCTACCGCTTCAAAGCCATCACCGAG GACCTGAAACCCATGGTAGAGCAGGGCTACATGGCCGGGCTGCTGACAAGCCAGGCCTTCGATGCTCAGGAGGCCACCAGATACTGGGCATCTCAGGCTCTCTACTGGCTCTTCACGCCTTGCAAAG CTGTCGTGTACACCAAGACAGGGGCAGTGGTGAGCGTGCTGAGCAAGACGCAGAAGgatgccagctgcagagagaacccTGTCCATGTTGCTATG ctcatCGCGAAGCACCTGCAGTCGAGTGACCTCATGCCCTTCAGCTTCACCCTGCTGTTGGGcctgctggagaaggaggagtgTGCAGACCAGCTGGCGAGCGTCATGGAGGCGGTGCTGAGAGAGCAAGaatcagagctgcagggccaagtAATGGCTGGGCATTGGAGGCACCATGCTGACATCTCGGGCAGCTCCATCTTGCCCCGTGCCTAG
- the LOC135979088 gene encoding protein maestro-like: MACTALFAEFLGSPLLMENEPKAMRKQVVKAMLQRTEDSNIHVRGRALHGLRNAVTEFPDKVRKKRDKILESFVRAVCECCDPRTVLEAMEGLCWMLRDPKAPLKAHVAVPLALQARTFFEDETSGLRRASMELFGHLSKFVSKKSSLFGAEVEKSMGTLLIHLQDGDPLVAQVSAAEGS; the protein is encoded by the exons ATGGCCTGCACCGCCCTGTTCGCAGAG TTCCTCGGCAGCCCCCTGCTGATGGAGAATGAGCCCAAGGCGATGCGGAAGCAGGTTGTGAAGGCCATGCTGCAGCGGACAGAAGACAGCAACATCCACGTTCGAGGCAGAGCGCTGCACGGCCTCAGGAACGCAGTGACCGAGTTCCCGGACAAG GTCAGGAAAAAGCGAGACAAGATCCTGGAGAGTTTTGTCCGCGCCGTGTGCGAATGCTGCGACCCCCGCACCGTtctggaagccatggaagggcTCTGCTGGATGCTGCGGGACCCCAAGGCGCCTCTGAAGGCTCACGTCGCCGTCCCACTGGCCCTGCAGGCGAGAACGTTCTTTGAGGAT GAGACCAGCGGCCTGAGGCGGGCCTCCATGGAGCTCTTTGGCCACCTCAGCAAATTTGTTTCCAAGAAGTCATCCCTCTTTGGGGCTGAGGTGGAGAAGAGCATGGGGACACTGCTCATCCACCTACAGGACGGGGACCCCCTGGTGGCCCAGGTGAGTGCAGCTGAGGGCTCATag